The Niastella koreensis GR20-10 genome includes a window with the following:
- a CDS encoding MoaD/ThiS family protein, whose product MKRFFPKLTDTTASGKTIPAVLQEIEASYPGVTKYVLDDQGRLRQHVNIFIDGVMIQDRAKLSDPFKENSEIYIMQALSGG is encoded by the coding sequence TTGAAAAGGTTTTTTCCCAAACTGACTGATACAACAGCCAGTGGGAAAACGATTCCGGCTGTTCTGCAGGAAATAGAAGCCAGCTATCCCGGAGTAACAAAGTATGTGCTGGATGACCAGGGCCGGCTGCGGCAACACGTGAACATTTTTATCGATGGCGTTATGATTCAGGATCGCGCCAAACTCAGCGATCCGTTTAAAGAGAACAGCGAGATTTATATTATGCAGGCGCTATCCGGAGGATAG
- a CDS encoding SusC/RagA family TonB-linked outer membrane protein codes for MKLTSFLLFVTCLHAAAHTSGQTVTLSLKNVPVQKVFKAVSRQTGVSIVYCENLFEGLEPVTISVKNATIKDVLQQCLTGAPFDYNVQGNTVVIRKKSAVEIKGDINTPPPPPVPIKGKIVNDKGEPIAGANVQVKGTKKGTSTNPDGEFTIDADKGDVLIITNIGYAARQITLTDTKSLNITLTVNSQQLGELVVTALGIQRRQKSLTYSTTKVNNAELTTVKNMNPINSLNGKVPGLQINPSSSGMGGSVRVILRGQKSTRENQPLYVIDGVPLTNFSTAQPQNLWGESGGVNTPGRDAGDVLSSLNPEDIESMTVLKGASAAALYGSQAGNGVIMITTKKGRSGMAKVDFSTAVTFERPMYTPDLQYNFNQTNADNIYSWGPAGSNPNHVKDFFKTGKTFINTIAFTAGNEKAQTYFSYSNTNNTGIMPTNEFKQHTFNFRQTSKFFNDKLNVDANIIFSTQKTNNRPASGLYYNPLTGLYLFPRGLDFNNYKNNFEYFSPTRIMNLQNWWNINPDKDLGGADNQQNPYWVLNRDVNLGKKDNLFASLTLKYPITKWLSVQARGSMNRNYDNYELHANASTQITLADYNGRFTYDRLERTLLYGDVILSGNLHLTDKIGFNFNAGSSINDQKQDRTYIDSKGADLAYANIFTLGNLNLSPALMVQPTGLRRQVQSVFATGTFDYDEKVYLDLTARNDWSSTLAYTPKAKSGYPYFSAGINTIISELAHLPQFINYSKVRLSFAKVGNDVEPFSTNPTNTIQSGNVQTVQASPYMGAYLKPEDARSFEIGTEWKFLNNRLSLDFTWYKTNTKNQYFDFAAPRGSGYSRFFVNAGNIQNQGIEAMIGYDVLNKGDVKWNTSVNFTRNRNKIVQLLPELGGMYELTLAGVNSYSLRIREGGSYGDIYGIKFLRAPDGSIVVDDKGKPQANGFGFVGNPTPNFLAGWNNSVEYKNFVISALIDGRFGGKVMSITQAVLDEYGVSKVTADARNNGGVHIPATMLNGSKWSGAIPADVFYTTVGGRAGISEYYMYDATNIRLRELSVGYKLPSKSTIIKDMRLSLVARNLFFIKKEAPYDPELSMSTGNGLQGIDVFSLPSTRSMGLSFRCSF; via the coding sequence ATGAAGTTAACATCATTTCTCTTATTCGTCACATGCTTGCATGCAGCTGCCCATACCAGTGGGCAAACTGTAACCCTGTCGCTTAAGAACGTGCCGGTGCAAAAGGTGTTCAAGGCCGTTTCAAGGCAAACCGGCGTATCGATCGTGTATTGTGAAAACCTGTTTGAAGGGCTCGAACCCGTTACTATAAGCGTAAAGAACGCTACCATAAAAGATGTACTGCAGCAATGCCTCACCGGCGCCCCGTTTGACTATAACGTACAGGGCAATACGGTAGTGATCAGGAAGAAATCTGCAGTAGAAATAAAAGGCGATATCAATACGCCGCCACCCCCACCCGTTCCCATAAAAGGTAAAATTGTAAACGACAAAGGCGAACCCATCGCCGGCGCCAACGTACAGGTAAAAGGTACAAAAAAAGGCACCAGCACCAACCCGGATGGTGAATTCACCATCGATGCAGATAAAGGCGATGTGCTTATCATTACAAACATTGGCTATGCTGCCCGGCAAATAACCCTTACCGATACAAAATCATTAAACATTACACTCACAGTAAACTCACAACAACTGGGTGAACTGGTTGTAACCGCCCTGGGTATTCAACGCCGCCAAAAAAGTTTAACGTACAGCACTACCAAAGTAAATAACGCCGAACTGACCACGGTAAAGAACATGAACCCCATCAACAGCCTGAATGGTAAAGTACCGGGGTTACAGATCAACCCAAGTTCCTCCGGTATGGGCGGTTCTGTTCGCGTGATCCTGCGTGGGCAAAAATCAACGCGGGAGAACCAGCCGTTGTATGTAATTGACGGGGTACCGCTTACCAACTTCTCTACCGCACAACCTCAAAACCTGTGGGGCGAAAGTGGTGGCGTAAACACGCCTGGCCGCGATGCGGGTGATGTGCTCAGCTCGCTGAACCCGGAAGATATTGAAAGCATGACCGTGCTGAAAGGCGCCTCTGCCGCCGCCCTGTACGGTAGCCAGGCCGGTAATGGTGTAATTATGATCACTACTAAAAAAGGCCGCTCCGGTATGGCTAAAGTAGATTTCTCTACTGCCGTTACTTTTGAGCGCCCTATGTACACGCCAGATCTGCAGTACAACTTTAACCAAACCAATGCCGACAATATTTACAGCTGGGGCCCTGCCGGTTCAAACCCCAACCACGTAAAGGATTTCTTTAAAACGGGTAAAACCTTTATCAACACCATTGCGTTTACTGCAGGTAACGAAAAAGCGCAAACCTATTTTTCGTACAGCAATACCAATAACACGGGTATAATGCCCACCAATGAATTCAAACAACATACTTTCAACTTCCGTCAAACTTCCAAGTTCTTTAACGACAAGTTGAATGTTGATGCGAATATCATTTTCAGCACCCAGAAAACAAATAACCGCCCTGCATCGGGTTTGTATTACAACCCGCTTACCGGTTTGTACCTGTTTCCCCGGGGGCTCGACTTCAACAACTACAAGAATAACTTTGAATACTTCTCGCCCACCCGTATCATGAATTTGCAAAACTGGTGGAATATAAACCCCGATAAAGATCTGGGCGGCGCCGATAACCAGCAAAACCCTTACTGGGTGCTGAACCGCGATGTAAACCTGGGCAAAAAAGACAACCTGTTTGCTTCATTAACCCTGAAGTACCCCATCACCAAATGGTTAAGTGTTCAGGCGCGTGGTAGTATGAACCGCAATTACGACAATTACGAATTACACGCCAATGCCAGTACCCAGATAACGCTGGCCGACTACAATGGCCGCTTTACCTACGACAGGTTAGAACGCACCTTGTTGTATGGGGATGTAATTCTTTCGGGTAATTTACATCTTACCGATAAGATCGGGTTCAACTTCAATGCCGGTAGCAGCATCAATGATCAAAAGCAGGACCGCACCTATATAGATTCAAAAGGCGCCGACCTGGCTTATGCCAATATATTTACATTGGGTAACCTGAACCTCAGTCCGGCCCTGATGGTGCAGCCAACCGGTTTACGCCGCCAGGTACAGTCGGTATTTGCAACCGGTACATTCGATTATGATGAAAAAGTTTACCTGGATCTTACCGCACGTAACGATTGGTCATCAACCCTGGCTTACACGCCAAAAGCAAAAAGCGGCTATCCTTATTTCTCAGCCGGTATCAATACCATCATCAGCGAACTGGCGCATTTGCCGCAATTCATCAACTACAGTAAAGTACGTTTGTCCTTTGCCAAAGTGGGTAACGACGTAGAGCCATTCTCAACCAACCCTACCAATACCATTCAATCGGGCAACGTACAAACAGTTCAGGCCAGCCCTTATATGGGAGCATACCTGAAACCTGAAGACGCCCGTTCTTTTGAAATAGGAACCGAATGGAAATTCCTGAATAACCGGTTAAGTCTGGATTTCACCTGGTATAAGACCAATACCAAAAACCAGTATTTTGATTTCGCCGCACCCCGTGGCAGCGGCTACTCCCGCTTCTTTGTAAATGCCGGTAACATCCAGAACCAGGGTATTGAGGCCATGATCGGTTATGATGTGCTGAACAAAGGAGATGTAAAATGGAATACCAGTGTAAACTTTACCCGCAACCGTAACAAGATCGTGCAACTGTTGCCAGAACTGGGCGGCATGTACGAGCTCACACTCGCCGGCGTGAACAGCTATTCGCTTCGCATTCGCGAAGGAGGTTCCTATGGCGATATTTACGGTATCAAATTCCTGCGTGCACCGGATGGTTCCATTGTAGTGGATGATAAAGGAAAGCCACAGGCGAACGGTTTTGGATTTGTTGGTAACCCCACCCCCAACTTCCTCGCCGGCTGGAACAACTCGGTTGAATATAAGAACTTTGTTATATCGGCGCTTATCGATGGCCGCTTTGGTGGTAAGGTGATGAGCATTACCCAGGCGGTACTGGATGAATACGGCGTATCGAAAGTAACAGCGGATGCCCGTAACAACGGCGGCGTTCACATTCCTGCTACCATGCTGAATGGTTCTAAATGGAGTGGCGCCATCCCTGCTGATGTTTTCTATACAACCGTGGGTGGCCGTGCAGGGATCTCTGAATATTACATGTACGATGCCACCAACATCAGATTGCGTGAACTATCAGTGGGTTACAAACTGCCCTCAAAGTCAACAATTATAAAGGATATGCGCCTTTCACTGGTAGCACGCAATCTTTTCTTTATTAAAAAAGAAGCGCCTTACGATCCTGAGTTAAGTATGAGCACCGGTAACGGGTTACAGGGTATAGACGTATTCTCCCTGCCATCTACCCGTAGTATGGGGTTAAGCTTTAGATGTTCCTTTTAA
- a CDS encoding WD40/YVTN/BNR-like repeat-containing protein: MRSTLLLGTRKGLIAYRFQNGKWTMESCSFEGVPVSIAYADPRNGTWWACQDHGHWGVKLQRSKDRGKSWVEVAAPAYPEGEEVKDGMPATTRYLWSMAHGGRNYTSRLWIGTDPGGLFVSEDEGNSFQLVESLWKHPTRKTGWFGGGRDLPGIHSIVVDPRNEDHIHIGISCAGVFETVDGGKSWAIRNKGMNADFLPDPTVETGFDPHIVVAAPSNPDYLWQQNHCGIYRSTDAGKNWIDISEPNGPARFGFAIAVAGDNPDQAWVAPADSDVNRTAIQSALVICRTDDGGKTWKQLRNGLPQEGCFDIVYRHALVNDSNAVVFGTTTGNLFFSPDRGENWQVINNYLPMIYSVQFAE, encoded by the coding sequence ATGAGATCAACACTTTTATTAGGAACACGAAAAGGGTTAATTGCCTATCGCTTTCAAAACGGTAAATGGACAATGGAAAGTTGTTCTTTTGAAGGCGTCCCTGTTTCTATCGCTTATGCCGACCCGCGCAACGGCACCTGGTGGGCCTGCCAGGACCATGGTCACTGGGGCGTTAAATTGCAACGCAGCAAAGACCGTGGCAAAAGTTGGGTGGAAGTGGCTGCACCGGCTTATCCCGAAGGCGAAGAAGTGAAAGACGGCATGCCCGCCACCACGCGGTACCTGTGGTCGATGGCGCATGGCGGCAGGAATTATACGTCCAGGTTATGGATAGGCACTGACCCCGGCGGCTTGTTTGTGAGTGAAGATGAAGGCAACAGCTTTCAACTGGTTGAGTCGTTATGGAAACATCCCACCCGTAAAACGGGCTGGTTTGGCGGCGGCCGCGATCTGCCCGGGATCCATTCCATTGTTGTTGACCCACGCAACGAAGATCATATCCATATTGGTATCAGTTGCGCCGGCGTGTTTGAAACCGTTGATGGCGGTAAAAGCTGGGCCATTCGTAATAAAGGGATGAACGCCGATTTTCTGCCCGATCCCACCGTAGAAACAGGTTTCGATCCACATATTGTAGTGGCGGCGCCCAGTAACCCCGATTACCTGTGGCAGCAGAATCACTGTGGTATCTACCGGAGTACCGACGCCGGTAAAAACTGGATAGATATCAGTGAACCTAATGGCCCGGCCCGTTTCGGGTTTGCCATTGCCGTTGCCGGCGACAATCCCGATCAGGCCTGGGTAGCACCCGCCGATAGCGACGTAAACCGCACGGCCATCCAAAGCGCCCTGGTCATTTGCCGCACCGATGACGGCGGAAAAACCTGGAAGCAATTGCGCAATGGTTTACCGCAGGAAGGTTGCTTTGATATCGTTTACCGCCATGCCCTGGTGAACGACAGCAATGCCGTTGTATTTGGCACTACCACCGGCAACCTGTTCTTTTCGCCCGATCGAGGGGAGAACTGGCAGGTGATTAATAATTATTTGCCAATGATTTATTCGGTGCAGTTTGCGGAATGA
- a CDS encoding RNA polymerase sigma factor produces MQHYPTHTDTELLRMLSQHDELAFAEIYNRYWKLLYSSAHNILQVKDAAQDAVQEVFISLWRRRADIQVDALQPYLHQAVRFQVFKAIRAEKTDQQFFNRLALITQDILFEDPMLFKELDTLYQQLVQDLPPDEQEIFRLHRDSGLTYKQIAEQKNISIKTVEKKMSRSLRELRFGLDDALVVLITIHLLS; encoded by the coding sequence GTGCAACATTATCCTACGCATACTGACACTGAGTTACTGAGAATGCTTTCTCAACACGATGAGCTTGCCTTTGCCGAAATCTACAACCGGTACTGGAAGCTATTGTATTCATCTGCCCACAATATTTTACAGGTAAAAGACGCCGCACAGGATGCTGTGCAGGAAGTGTTTATCTCCTTATGGCGGCGCCGCGCCGATATCCAGGTAGATGCGTTACAACCTTATTTGCACCAGGCGGTGCGCTTCCAGGTATTCAAAGCTATCCGGGCCGAAAAAACCGACCAGCAATTCTTTAACCGGCTGGCCCTGATAACCCAGGATATTTTGTTTGAAGATCCCATGTTGTTTAAAGAACTGGACACCTTATACCAGCAACTGGTGCAGGACCTGCCGCCCGATGAACAGGAGATCTTTCGCCTGCACCGCGACAGCGGGCTCACCTATAAACAGATAGCCGAACAAAAGAATATCTCCATAAAAACAGTAGAAAAGAAAATGAGCCGCTCATTGCGGGAATTGCGCTTTGGGTTGGATGATGCGCTGGTGGTATTAATAACCATCCATTTACTTAGTTAG
- a CDS encoding aldose epimerase family protein, translated as MIITKPTVSTTTVWPRTGKGNEPVVMIVLQNGDITLECSNIGCSIVAIHTPDRHQAKKNIVAGFKNWELYTVNKDYLGCVVGRFANRIAHGAFSLNGKKYQLTVNDAPNHLHGGWNGFSRKVWQVAGTIENENECGVEFTYVSPDGEEGYPGNVLATVQYTLNNNNQLQITYRATTDKSTPVNLTNHSYFNLTGFNEPHILDHYLQIVAEEYTEKSAGNTPTGAMASVYNTALNFTSPRLIGSHINCFPDDMGYDHNFILSRIASKKIIKAAVLSEETTGRMLTVYTNKPAIQVYTANHWNGAIIGRQGVAYRQHGAVALETQYWPDSVNHVNFPNTILHPGEEYTSTTVFEFGVMG; from the coding sequence ATGATTATAACCAAACCAACAGTATCCACAACAACCGTATGGCCGCGTACCGGTAAGGGAAATGAACCGGTTGTGATGATTGTTTTACAGAATGGAGATATTACTCTTGAGTGTTCGAATATCGGTTGTTCAATTGTTGCCATACATACACCCGACAGGCACCAGGCAAAAAAGAATATTGTAGCCGGATTTAAAAACTGGGAATTGTATACCGTTAACAAAGACTACCTGGGGTGTGTGGTGGGCCGATTTGCCAACCGGATTGCGCATGGCGCATTTAGCCTGAACGGAAAAAAATACCAGCTCACCGTGAATGATGCGCCCAATCATTTGCACGGCGGCTGGAATGGGTTTAGTCGTAAAGTGTGGCAGGTGGCCGGTACTATTGAGAATGAAAACGAATGTGGGGTGGAATTTACTTATGTGAGCCCTGATGGCGAGGAAGGATATCCTGGCAATGTGCTGGCAACGGTGCAGTACACCTTAAACAACAATAACCAGCTGCAGATTACATACCGGGCCACCACCGATAAAAGCACGCCGGTTAACCTTACCAACCACAGCTATTTTAATTTAACGGGTTTTAACGAACCTCATATCCTGGATCATTATCTGCAGATCGTTGCAGAGGAATATACCGAAAAATCGGCCGGCAATACGCCTACCGGCGCCATGGCAAGCGTATATAACACGGCGTTGAATTTCACCAGTCCCAGGTTGATCGGGAGCCATATAAACTGCTTTCCCGACGATATGGGCTACGATCATAATTTTATTTTAAGCCGTATTGCTTCAAAAAAGATAATAAAAGCCGCCGTATTAAGTGAAGAAACAACAGGACGCATGCTCACCGTATATACCAATAAACCTGCTATACAGGTGTATACGGCCAACCACTGGAATGGCGCCATTATTGGCCGGCAGGGCGTAGCCTATCGGCAACATGGCGCCGTTGCCCTGGAAACACAATACTGGCCCGATAGTGTTAATCACGTGAATTTCCCCAATACCATATTGCATCCCGGTGAAGAATATACTTCCACTACGGTTTTTGAGTTTGGGGTAATGGGGTAA
- a CDS encoding SusD/RagB family nutrient-binding outer membrane lipoprotein yields MNKQHKYLLYITTATILTSGCTKNFEDYNKNPYGASNDDLLPDYGLVVGQLKEAERSIYVYQPAWVTQLQQNLMGDVFGGYMMSPTPFRGNSNNMNYDLVDGWNLYALNPAYSSPEASVMAPLANVESITKTPAPDLYAMAKILKVEAMHRVSDIFGPIMYSKYKVRAEDGGYDYDSQQDAYSNFFKDLNEAITILTPLRTQKPTPTFVNADLVYKGDYGKWLQFANSLRLRLALRIVKADAAKAKTEGEAALANAGGLLSKADDNFSIDIGATVHPLNTISGAWGDIRMGAPMESILKGYNDPRLPKYFIPAVDSAVLHQFKGIRNGIDIDAKTRYQGYSALVDLPSKLQLMTAAEAWFLKAEAATRGWANAGTAKDDYESGITTSFTQYGLNASTYINDAVSTPAEYIDPKAITAGQNDIKTGSQWLSTITIKWNDADAFETKLERIITQKWICVFPDGQEAWSEFRRTGYPKLFPVVINNSAGKISTTVFVRRINIPPDEYLTNPKGVERAIKTLKGPDNGGTRLWWDVQ; encoded by the coding sequence ATGAACAAACAACATAAATATCTCCTTTATATAACAACAGCAACTATATTAACTAGTGGTTGTACCAAAAACTTCGAGGACTATAACAAGAATCCTTACGGCGCCAGCAACGACGATCTGTTGCCAGACTATGGCCTGGTGGTGGGTCAGTTGAAGGAAGCGGAACGTTCCATTTATGTGTATCAGCCAGCCTGGGTTACCCAGCTGCAGCAGAACCTGATGGGCGATGTGTTCGGTGGTTACATGATGTCGCCTACCCCATTCCGTGGCAACAGCAACAACATGAACTACGACCTGGTTGACGGCTGGAACCTGTATGCCCTGAACCCGGCTTACAGCAGTCCCGAGGCCAGTGTGATGGCCCCGTTGGCGAACGTGGAATCAATCACCAAAACCCCGGCGCCGGATTTATACGCCATGGCCAAGATCCTGAAGGTAGAAGCCATGCACCGCGTGAGCGATATTTTCGGCCCCATTATGTACTCGAAATATAAAGTGCGCGCTGAAGATGGGGGTTATGATTACGACTCGCAACAGGATGCCTATAGTAATTTCTTTAAAGACCTGAACGAAGCCATTACCATTCTTACGCCGCTTCGCACCCAGAAGCCTACGCCCACGTTTGTTAATGCCGACCTGGTATACAAAGGTGATTATGGGAAATGGCTGCAGTTTGCCAACTCATTGCGTTTGCGCCTGGCCCTGCGTATTGTGAAAGCCGATGCCGCCAAAGCAAAAACGGAAGGCGAAGCTGCCCTGGCCAATGCCGGTGGCTTATTAAGCAAAGCCGATGATAATTTCAGTATTGATATTGGCGCTACCGTTCACCCGTTGAACACCATCAGCGGCGCCTGGGGCGATATTCGTATGGGTGCGCCCATGGAATCGATCCTGAAAGGGTACAATGACCCACGCCTGCCCAAATACTTTATACCGGCTGTAGACTCCGCTGTGTTGCACCAGTTCAAAGGCATTCGCAATGGTATCGACATAGACGCCAAAACCCGGTACCAGGGCTATTCCGCGCTGGTTGACCTGCCCAGTAAGCTGCAATTGATGACCGCTGCCGAAGCCTGGTTCCTGAAAGCAGAAGCCGCAACACGCGGATGGGCAAACGCCGGTACCGCCAAAGACGATTATGAATCTGGTATTACTACTTCATTTACCCAATATGGGTTGAATGCCAGCACATATATCAACGACGCCGTAAGCACACCGGCAGAATACATCGATCCCAAAGCCATTACAGCCGGCCAGAACGATATCAAGACCGGCAGCCAATGGCTGAGCACCATTACCATTAAATGGAATGACGCCGATGCATTTGAAACAAAACTGGAAAGGATCATTACGCAGAAATGGATTTGTGTTTTCCCTGACGGACAGGAAGCCTGGAGCGAGTTTCGCAGAACGGGTTATCCCAAACTGTTCCCGGTAGTGATTAACAACAGTGCCGGTAAAATTTCCACTACCGTGTTTGTTCGCCGCATCAACATTCCACCCGATGAGTATTTAACCAATCCCAAAGGGGTTGAAAGAGCCATCAAAACCCTGAAGGGACCTGATAATGGCGGAACGCGTTTATGGTGGGATGTACAATAA
- a CDS encoding ester cyclase, which translates to MNTLQEKNKAVVTRFNKEFIEQGNIQVFEELVAAGFVNRSAATLNIPAGRDGIKDYIVEVLHKALTDVKVEIFEQIAEGDTVVTRKAISGIQVGEFLNNPPTHQRITMHCIDIVKLKDGQYVEHWRYGQVVC; encoded by the coding sequence ATGAATACATTACAGGAAAAAAACAAAGCAGTAGTAACCCGCTTTAATAAGGAATTTATTGAACAGGGAAATATCCAGGTTTTTGAGGAATTAGTAGCTGCCGGTTTTGTAAACCGCAGCGCCGCCACTTTAAATATACCCGCGGGGCGCGACGGGATCAAAGATTATATCGTGGAGGTATTGCACAAAGCGTTGACCGACGTAAAAGTGGAGATCTTTGAACAGATAGCCGAAGGCGATACCGTAGTAACCCGCAAAGCGATCTCCGGCATTCAGGTAGGGGAGTTCTTAAATAATCCGCCCACCCATCAACGTATAACCATGCATTGTATTGACATAGTTAAGTTGAAGGATGGGCAGTATGTAGAGCATTGGAGGTATGGACAGGTAGTTTGTTAG
- a CDS encoding FecR family protein yields the protein MDKQAFLRMLDKYQDGSASSAEKTLIEEYYRRLELAGKTELSAEEEIALRQAMYKNITAGMVERDTPVVPIRRKNYSLAAAAAALLLVLGAGSYYWLFKEHTTQPGNNKLAKAKHHDLPPGRDAATLTLADGRTIVLDSASGTISKQGGATVINLNGQVSYAKAGDKNEQAPVVYNTITTARGNQYQLILADGSKVWLNSASSLRFPTAFTGDKREVELDGEGYFEVVKNAAKPFHVKTSAQDIEVLGTHFNVNAYKDEETIKTTLLEGRVKVNSAIPDKSGRAGNPRQAGAGWQSAILKPGEQSSVSQSSQTSQTISVQTVDIDQVMAWKNGWFEFDNTDIKTIMRQISRWYDVDVRYEMKPDNETYGGRISRNLNLSNILKMLETYGVHYRLENKTLVVVK from the coding sequence ATGGACAAGCAAGCATTTCTCAGGATGTTGGATAAGTACCAGGATGGCTCTGCCAGTTCTGCGGAAAAAACATTGATTGAAGAATATTACCGCCGGTTGGAACTGGCAGGTAAAACTGAACTATCAGCAGAAGAAGAAATCGCGTTAAGACAGGCGATGTATAAAAATATAACTGCCGGCATGGTAGAACGGGATACCCCGGTTGTTCCTATCAGAAGAAAAAACTATAGCCTGGCGGCAGCAGCAGCGGCATTATTACTGGTGCTCGGCGCAGGTAGTTATTACTGGTTATTTAAAGAACATACCACGCAGCCGGGCAATAACAAACTGGCAAAAGCCAAACACCACGACCTGCCACCGGGGCGGGATGCCGCTACGCTTACACTGGCCGATGGACGCACCATTGTGCTGGACTCGGCCAGCGGAACCATCTCCAAACAGGGTGGCGCAACCGTAATCAATCTGAACGGTCAGGTTTCTTATGCAAAGGCAGGCGACAAAAACGAACAGGCGCCGGTTGTATATAATACCATTACCACGGCACGTGGCAATCAGTATCAGCTCATATTGGCCGACGGATCAAAAGTATGGTTGAACTCGGCCAGTTCGCTGCGCTTCCCTACCGCTTTCACCGGCGACAAACGCGAAGTGGAACTGGATGGTGAAGGATATTTTGAAGTAGTAAAGAATGCCGCCAAACCATTTCATGTTAAAACAAGCGCCCAGGATATTGAAGTACTGGGCACGCACTTTAACGTGAATGCATATAAAGATGAAGAGACGATAAAGACGACTTTGTTGGAGGGAAGAGTAAAGGTGAATTCGGCAATTCCCGACAAGTCGGGACGGGCAGGCAATCCCCGACAAGCCGGGGCAGGCTGGCAATCGGCAATTTTAAAACCGGGAGAACAGTCCTCCGTATCTCAATCATCGCAAACATCCCAAACAATCTCAGTTCAGACAGTTGATATAGACCAGGTAATGGCCTGGAAGAATGGCTGGTTTGAATTTGATAATACAGATATTAAAACCATTATGCGCCAAATAAGCCGCTGGTATGATGTTGATGTTCGTTATGAAATGAAACCCGATAACGAAACATATGGCGGCCGTATAAGTCGTAACCTGAATCTTTCCAACATTCTTAAGATGTTAGAGACTTATGGTGTTCATTATAGGCTGGAAAATAAAACATTGGTAGTAGTCAAATAA
- a CDS encoding HD domain-containing protein yields the protein MNKNEIIIQTVNHVKQTLANAEGGHDWWHIHRVWKTAQHIAAAEQADELVVALGALLHDIADSKFHNGDETIGPRVAREWLHSLKVEEPVIEHVENIITHISFKGGNHHQPFKSKELDIVQDADRLDAIGAIGIARAFSYGGFKNRLLYDPAVPANLKMTKEEYKSNSAPTINHFYEKLLLLKDRMNTSTGRKLAMQRHEFMENYLKQFYGEWDGAL from the coding sequence ATGAACAAAAATGAGATCATTATCCAAACCGTTAATCACGTAAAACAAACGCTGGCCAACGCCGAAGGCGGGCACGACTGGTGGCATATTCACCGCGTTTGGAAAACCGCCCAGCATATTGCCGCTGCAGAGCAGGCCGATGAACTGGTGGTTGCCCTGGGCGCCCTGCTGCATGATATTGCCGATTCAAAATTTCACAATGGCGATGAAACCATTGGACCGCGCGTGGCCCGGGAATGGTTACATTCTCTGAAGGTGGAGGAACCGGTTATTGAACACGTAGAAAACATCATTACTCATATTTCTTTCAAAGGCGGTAATCACCACCAGCCCTTTAAGTCAAAGGAACTGGACATTGTACAGGATGCGGACCGGCTCGACGCTATTGGCGCCATTGGCATTGCCCGCGCCTTTAGTTATGGTGGTTTTAAAAACAGGTTGCTCTACGATCCGGCAGTACCGGCCAACCTGAAGATGACGAAAGAAGAATATAAAAGCAACAGCGCCCCTACCATCAATCATTTTTATGAAAAACTGTTATTGCTGAAAGACAGGATGAATACATCAACCGGCCGCAAGCTGGCGATGCAGCGGCATGAGTTTATGGAAAACTATCTGAAACAGTTTTATGGTGAATGGGATGGAGCGCTATAG